A window of the Theileria parva strain Muguga chromosome 2, complete sequence, whole genome shotgun sequence genome harbors these coding sequences:
- the UTP4 gene encoding U3 small nucleolar RNA-associated protein 4: MNNKLIFLNIVYLDDICIHSSSFSNCGRYLAFSYANNVSIYEVSSNSNLKTLSDLDSDASFRSIIWIPYKNLEYYSLSDYRLFTVGLHGIINEWDLNLLRPKRSCTSYGGAIFSGVLSHNSDILIACDDGSVRSFSIWDNIESNEKHEELNFRKVHLRHNKRILSLCSVEDGRVFCGTSDSMILICDLEKENYSKVIKISSTRSRKRVKNENEKSENQGVLEENNVHVWCLLYISSENTLVSGDSNGNVMFWDITTLTMSYLFTQHNNDVLSLCLINDDTLFSAGLDSKVTLYTNNKSTNNIPLNDELNGNNIKELDTNSTKGTTAGWSVSGFKYPIRGDIRTLCVNHVHGLVGSAGNSGSISLLRAFKFFDNKKSIYKQIYPSVSKFIPVVSMNSTKTLALCRYRHHCDLWYVPVSNMASSRDSDTTSVSDRSSDIDLFNDNFYSNVPYKLCQMKMNKNKGRINSCFLSPQGDVVAILNQVGIQILLLNLKELSVSQVKFEYQDLIVSSMAFISNYELMINHFSEGKYLFSIYNVKDGSLSTVKYLDFNKHVIKISVHYNQTFVDFPNNSQFKGGKVWCVFYCLDGNVYVSDHENSNYFTLPRFDSNSRICSVSFNVNCEFLVAFSTSFKYYVYDTAALVIVKYQGKLIHTIQRHIYNPNAVILNSFCISNLVIVQTTHNIFYFKLNEDPFALDSEVRTPLSNKQFDPTNNQHRDISIRDKHNRDKYGNKKGNIVIGPRRLYNIPSIENTIYEPKRVVKPSKIYKHGVKVKGKRENKPEIVKFTDDSSSKYTIIVKNEFIVHTDILMKDSKVNIISFKATIKDDFVRKKKYGN, from the exons ATGAATAATAAACTCatttttctaaatattGTCTATTTAGATGATATTTGTATTCATTCCTCTTCGTTCTCTAACTGTGGTCGTTATTTAGCCTTTTCATACGCCAACAATGTCTCAATATATGAAGTATCGTCAAATTCAAACctaaag ACCCTCTCAGACTTAGATTCTGACGCCTCTTTTAGATCAATAATCTGGATTCCATATAAGAATCTAGAGTACTACAGCTTATCAGACTATAGACTATTCACAGTAGGTCTTCACGGAATAATTAACGAGTGGGATTTGAATTTACTAAGGCCAAAG aGATCCTGCACATCATACGGAGGAGCTATATTCTCAGGAGTCCTATCGCACAATTCAGATATTTTAATAGCGTGTGATGATGGCTCTGTTCGTTCATTCTCAATTTGGGATAATATCGAATCTAACGAGAAACACGAAGAACTGAACTTCAGAAAAGTCCATTTACGCCATAATAAAAGAATTCTGAGTTTATGTTCAGTTGAAGATGGAAGGGTTTTCTGCGGAACTTCAGATTCAATGATCTTGATATGTGATCTTGAAAAGGAGAATTACAGTAAGGTAATAAAGATATCATCTACAAGGAGTAGaaaaagagtaaaaaacgaaaatgaaaaatcaGAAAATCAGGGAGTTTTAGAGGAAAACAATGTCCATGTATGGTGTTTGCTGTATATTTCATCAGAAAACACTCTGGTCAGCGGAGATTCTAACGGAAATGTTATGTTTTGGGACATAACTACACTTACAATGTCCTATTTGTTCACTCAGCATAACAACGACGTTTTATCACTTTGCCTAATCAACGATgatacattattttcagcAGGCCTAGATAGTAAAGTCACACTGTACACTAATAACAAATCAACCAACAATATACCCTTGAATGATGAGTTAAATggaaataatattaaggAACTTGATACAAATTCAACTAAAGGTACAACAGCTGGTTGGTCAGTAAGTGGATTTAAATATCCAATTAGAGGAGATATTAGAACTCTATGTGTTAACCATGTTCATGGACTTGTTGGTAGCGCTGGAAACTCAGGCTCCATATCTCTACTCAGAGCCTTTAAGTTCTTCGATAATAAAAAGTCAATATACAAACAGATCTACCCAAGCGTGTCCAAGTTTATCCCAGTGGTTTCAATGAATAGTACTAAGACTCTTGCACTTTGCAGATACAGGCATCATTGTGACCTGTGGTATGTACCAGTCTCAAATATGGCCTCAAGCAGAGATTCTGATACCACCTCAGTCTCAGATAGGTCTTCTGACATCGACTTGTTTAACGATAACTTCTACAGTAATGTACCATATAAACTATGCCAAATGAAGATGAACAAGAACAAGGGTAGGATTAATAGCTGTTTTTTATCCCCTCAAGGCGATGTCGTGGCAATACTGAACCAAGTGGGCATACAAATCTTACTGTTAAACTTGAAGGAGTTGAGTGTTTCACaagttaaatttgagtACCAAGACCTTATTGTGTCCTCAATGGCTTTTATCTCAAACTATGAGCTGATGATTAACCACTTTTCTGAGGGTAAATATCTGTTTAGTATTTACAATGTTAAGGACGGCTCACTGTCAACGGTTAAGTACCTAGATTTCAACAAACATGTAATAAAGATTTCTGTACATTATAATCAAACATTTGTGGATTTTCCAAATAATTCTCAGTTCAAAGGAGGCAAAGTTTGGTGTGTATTCTACTGCTTAGATGGGAATGTGTACGTTTCAGATCACGAGAATTCTAACTACTTCACGTTGCCAAGGTTTGATTCAAACTCCAGGATCTGCAGTGTATCATTTAACGTTAATTGCGAGTTCCTCGTAGCATTCTCAACAAGCTTTAAATACTACGTATATGACACTGCTGCTCTTGTTATTGTTAAGTACCAAGGGAAGCTGATTCACACGATCCAACGCCATATTTACAATCCCAACGCAGTCATATTAAACTCATTCTGTATCTCAAACTTGGTTATAGTGCAAACTACGCATAACATTTTctactttaaattaaatgagGACCCTTTTGCTTTAGATTCTGAAGTTAGGACTCCCCTATCGAATAAACAGTTTGATCCAACTAATAATCAACACAGGGATATCAGTATTAGAGATAAGCACAATCGGGATAAGTATGGCAATAAGAAGGGCAATATCGTAATTGGTCCCAGAAGACTGTATAATATTCCATCAATTGAGAACACAATATACGAGCCGAAGCGCGTTGTCAAGCCtagtaaaatttacaagCACGGAGTAAAGGTAAAGGGCAAACGTGAAAATAAGCCTGAGATTGTAAAATTCACAGACGACTCAAGTAGCAAGTACACaattatagttaaaaatgaatttattgTACATACTGACATCCTGATGAAGGACAGTAAGGTTAACattatatcatttaaaGCGACTATAAAGGACGACTTCGTAAGGAAGAAAAAGTACGGAAACTGA
- the ATG8 gene encoding Autophagy protein Atg8 ubiquitin like family protein, giving the protein MGVNLDEELDDILAERKNEVSRLRSRFRNRIPVICIPSHNSPFKIERSKFLVPLNMMYGEFKYLLQKHLNCQLMDDPHHYGKNSTVYLYVNNKIPKMSTLLGDLFRKHKSEDGVLYMVYSSENTLG; this is encoded by the exons ATGGGAGTGAATCTGGATGAGGAATTGGATGACATACTAG cAGAGAGGAAAAATGAGGTTTCAAGGTTAAGATCTAGATTTAGAAATAGGATTCCCGTTATTTGTATACCTTCTCATAACAGTCCATTTAAAATCGAAAGATCAAA GTTTCTCGTACCTCTTAACATGATGTACGGTGAATTCAAATACTTACTCCAAAAGCACTTAAACTGCCAACTAATGGACGACCCTCATCATTATGGAAAAAACAGCacagtatatttatatgtaaacaataaaatCCCCAAAATGTCGACTCTTCTCGGTGATTTATTCCGCAAGCACAAATCCGAAGACGGAGTTTTGTATATGGTTTATTCAAGTGAAAACACACTGGGATAA
- the mnmA gene encoding tRNA methyl transferase family protein — protein MFKYFILLYNYLLFIFFNHFRIIFVIHHHFAYSISYNHKLVNKVEILNKRSKIRNKNNSLYQYLFINNNNINNFVKKEQIRADSESRHTSKSTFDFKDNDLNEKIKQRIESESSNLLNDNLNKNDFIQELARVGKSIYHNIPTPTLFKSVPNGINLLKSFNSNDFNSLGCNGRDYFLVKSPAPVDYKLLDDCSSSIYISTYLDEDKRIYIDGISDSLVFKGIISLLVSIIGWTNYLQLDVELVKKHKFFKKIIDYGIISENSLNSILNHIKNELNKQLNPTKGFKRASMFQSPRSKKRVAVLVSGGVDSSLALWLMKSRAFDVHAFYLKVNDLSNGPGLCASNDISYAMQVCNILGVTLHVLPFSKAYSEHILSGVLDDYRKGEVPNPDVLCNSRIKFGEFLRMAIDWGFDYVASGHYATLCDDFFTKEQIKSPSSLNGSTSINGYYKIKRLCLSNDTLKDQTYFLSRLTQNQMSKLIFPIGHLTKSQVREFAKTVGLPTFDKKDSFGLCFLEDLDISQYLTKSLGESQGPIVEYETNKVIGTHNGLYNFTIGQKKTINSFLNPKHVGSTPKYVVKKDIATNTLYVSSNYNDDFYTNPKGIRSSFKVKDMFWNVPDYKELINKIQSEGSDDNFKFKVKLRHTPNYSQCAINFDGDEATVFLKHPDTGISTGQYCVFYADNYCIGSAKMVTNNI, from the exons atgtttaagtattttatattactgtataattatttattatttatatttttcaatcaTTTTCgtataatttttgtaattcATCATCATTTTGCCTATTCCATCTCATACAACCacaaattagtaaataaggTTGAGATTCTAAACAAAAGAAGCAAAATtaggaataaaaataactcttTGTATcaatatttattcattaataataacaacattaacaattttgttaaaaaggAACAAATTCGAGCCGATTCTGAATCCCGGCACACCTCAAAATCCActtttgattttaaagataatgatttaaatgaaaaaattaaacaaagaATAGAATCTGAGTCatcaaatttgttaaatgataatttaaataaaaatgattttatacAGGAATTAGCCAGAGTTGGAAAGTCAATTTACCATAATATACCAACACCCACTCTGTTTAAATCCGTACCTAATGGAATAAACCtcttaaaatcatttaattcaaatgattttaattctCTGGGATGCAATGGAAGAGATTATTTTCTGGTAAAATCGCCTGCCCCTGTAGATTATAAACTTCTGGATGATTGTTCTTCTTCAATATACATATCGACATATCTAGATGAGGATAAAAGAATATATATAGATGGCATTTCTGATAGTTTAGTATTTAAAGGTATCATATCATTACTTGTATCAATAATTGGTTGGACAAACTATCTACAACTGGATGTTGAGCTCGTTAAGAAACATAAATTCTTTAAGAAAATCATTGATTATGGAATAATTAGTGAAAACTCACTTAACTCTATTCTAAATcacattaaaaatgagCTGAACAAACAACTCAATCCCACTAAAGGATTTAAAAGGGCGTCAATGTTCCAATCGCCAAGATCTAAAAAGAG GGTTGCGGTGCTTGTTAGTGGAGGAGTTGATTCATCCTTGGCCTTATGGCTTATGAAGAGTAGAGCGTTTGATGTACACGCATTCTACTTAAAAGTAAATGATTTATCAAATGGGCCag GATTATGTGCATCGAATGATATATCATATGCAATGCAagtttgtaatatattagGAGTAACGCTCCATGTACTACCATTCTCAAAGGCTTATTCTGAACATATATTATCTGGTGTACTGGACGATTACAG GAAAGGAGAAGTGCCAAATCCGGACGTTTTATGTAATAGCAGAATTAAATTTGGTGAATTTTTGAGAATGGCAATTGATTGGGGATTTGATTACGTAGCATCAGGACATTACGCAACACTGTGCGATGATTTTTTCACAAAAGAACAGATTAAATCGCCCAGTTCTCTAAATGGGTCCACATCAATTAATGgatactataaaattaaaagattGTGCTTATCTAATGATACGTTAAAGGACCAGACCTACTTTCTGAGTAGATTAACCCAGAATCAAATGTCAAAGTTAATATTTCCAATAGGTCATCTTACAAAGAGCCAG gtgAGAGAATTTGCTAAAACAGTTGGACTTCCAACATTTGATAAGAAGGACTCTTTTGGACTATGCTTTTTGGAGGACTTGGATATATCACAATATTTGACGAAATCACTTGGGGAAAGTCAAGGTCCAATTGTTGAATATGAAACTAATAAAGTCATTGGCACTCATAATGGTTTATATAACTTTACAATTGGACAGAAGAAGACTATAAACAGCTTTTTAAACCCTAAACATGTTGGAAGTACACCAAAATATGTTGTAAAGAAGGATATTGCCACAAACACACTGTACGTAAGCTCAAATTACAATGATGATTTTTACACCAATCCGAAAGGAATCAGATCAagttttaaagttaaagaCATGTTCTGGAATGTACCAGACTATAAagaattgataaataaaatacaatcTGAGGGATcagatgataattttaaatttaaggtTAAGTTAAGACACACACCTAATTATAGCCAGTGTGCAATTAATTTTGATGGTGATGAAGCCactgtatttttaaaacaccCAGATACTGGTATTTCTACAGGCCAATATTGTGTATTTTATGCTGATAACTATTGCATCGGATCAGCGAAAATGGtcactaataatatatga
- a CDS encoding putative integral membrane protein has product MDYYRPQRHGMSRKKKILIFSSITAVILAVSVTIALILVFGGKKHDCKIDSSSEHSSSSDSPNYSPGHSENSSGQSDYEQPQDSSSESDSYTGEIRRERSPSPFIHYYGDKWDLERNSRKSRSTTKKTKVPRTEGTPSKTKRKDKPPARQPAQQPSAPQKQPPSKPPSPVQQPQSQPSGGQKKAPSKPAGPVQQQPIQTPKSQPGSSQPQCENRGPQFIVRPIVDHTKLSLSEKIARVFSRNVKPPVSQRRFPPRKNKYNRITESHDTDMNFDEIFNPVEEYKNDDEQSSYVPFESIYELAGDKCRINKAFPPKGKPQGHKFECVDLVMPRPSADFKIIKLVNTLVISPSSNRKKICKITFNNKVLVEKLDDDMEFTAVFVEKMRGITLISVISTHANMERSAIQFVLTSNGRLQILTDYLRLMVDLLALSTS; this is encoded by the coding sequence ATGGATTATTACAGACCTCAACGTCACGGGATGTCCCGAAAAAAGAAAATACTTATCTTTAGTTCAATAACTGCAGTTATTTTAGCAGTATCAGTAACTATCGCATTGATTTTAGTATTTGGAGGCAAAAAACATGATTGTAAAATCGATAGTTCGAGTGAACATAGTAGTAGTTCTGACTCACCAAACTACTCACCAGGACATTCCGAAAATAGTTCTGGTCAATCAGATTATGAACAACCGCAAGATAGCAGTAGTGAATCGGATAGTTATACCGGTGAAATAAGGCGTGAGAGAAGCCCATCAccatttattcattattatgGAGACAAATGGGATTTAGAACGAAACTCACGGAAGTCTCGTTCGACCACAAAGAAGACAAAAGTGCCCAGAACAGAAGGGACACCATCAAAAACAAAACGAAAAGATAAACCGCCTGCTAGACAACCTGCTCAACAGCCCAGTGCTCCTCAAAAGCAGCCTCCCAGTAAACCACCAAGTCCAGTACAACAACCCCAAAGTCAACCAAGTGGTGGACAAAAGAAGGCACCTAGTAAACCGGCAGGTCCAGTACAACAACAACCTATTCAAACACCAAAAAGTCAACCGGGTAGTAGTCAACCACAATGTGAAAATCGGGGTCCTCAATTTATTGTAAGACCCATAGTAGATCATACAAAATTAAGTCTTTCAGAAAAAATAGCAAGAGTATTTTCAAGAAATGTAAAACCACCAGTGTCACAAAGAAGATTCCCTCCTAgaaaaaacaaatataacAGAATAACAGAGAGTCACGATACGGATATGAACTTTGACGAGATTTTCAACCCAGTTGAagagtataaaaatgacgATGAACAAAGTAGTTATGTACCATTTGAATCAATATACGAGTTGGCAGGAGACAAATGCAGAATAAATAAAGCTTTTCCTCCTAAAGGAAAACCTCAAGGTCATAAATTTGAATGTGTCGACCTGGTTATGCCACGCCCATCGgctgattttaaaattattaaattagttaatactCTTGTGATTAGTCCAAGTTCAAATAGAAAGAAGATTTGCAAGATAACATTTAATAACAAGGTTCTAGTTGAAAAACTCGATGACGATATGGAGTTTACTGCTGTTTTCGTTGAGAAAATGAGAGGAATAACCCTTATTTCTGTAATTTCTACGCATGCAAATATGGAAAGATCTGCGATACAGTTTGTTTTGACGTCAAATGGCAGATTACAGATACTTACAGATTACCTTAGACTAATGGTGGATTTATTAGCATTATCAACTTCATAA
- a CDS encoding putative integral membrane protein yields the protein MSGNSDSTPDVTNIHDDSTNTKKRLHKILNPYTLSALAVGNVVWGYNIFRRINRLLNIRYSNPVYQIRRPESLSNRLIAFKYFCIGGSIVPIVSLAYVLYNKNKFKPSESSDDTHADDSKTILKNINTTISKYANNAGARLENLSNGVKEFVPESNFRGMGLDLKKDINKLRSWISNIF from the exons atgtcTGGCAATTCTGATTCTACTCCTGATGTTACTAATATTCACGATGATTCTACAAACACAAAGAAACGTttacataaaatattaaatcctTATACATTATCGGCTTTAGCAGTTGGCAATGTAGTTTGGGGTTATAACATTTTCAGAAGAATAAACAGATTACTGAATATTAGGTACTCTAATCCTGTGTACCAAATCAGAAGACCAGAATCACTTTCTAACAGACTTATCGCATTCAAATACTTCTGTATCGGAGGTTCAATTGTTCCCATTGTATCGCTAGCATATGTATTATACAAcaaaaataagtttaaacCCTCAGAAAGCTCAGATGATACTCATGCCGATGACTCTAAAACAATTTTGAAAAACATTAACACTACTATATCAAAATATGCCAACAACGCAGGTGCAAGACTTGAAAATTTATCGAATGGAGTAAAGGAATTTGTTCCGGAATCAAACTTTAGAGGCATGGGCCTCGATTTAAAAAAGGACATCAACAAATTGCG GTCCTGGATAtctaatatattttaa
- a CDS encoding DnaJ domain protein, translated as MERYISLIFVLSPVIRFLCNPERKWNQKRRYTGRFLTYFLIFLTILYKLSKKEKNCFQLLNVSPFSSFDIIRKSFKTVAFNLHPDRNTSKTSTTDYSNLVEKYKFISSPDNRYKYTRFYDLVRKDDRTFHEISILDLISLSLLKSFVSITTTFFMLFTNGEKVLWHPLLVYAIFMMFFDLYLRLSDELFFTTKLPFIRYYVTFEILMIFNEIKAFFIHYSTLFPDDSRILTSIGATMLSNNLKVIDKLDSILNIFNFPAFSKDFELEFDKEKVFGEITEKVEETRNKIMKIYNEKFDVSWSRASKRKYEKLSRIGERFTMEPGSILSFLFISAIIILNLLK; from the exons atgGAAAGATATATATCACTAATATTTGTGCTATCGCCAGTAATACGCTTTCTGTGTAACCCGG aacGAAAATGGAATCAAAAACGAAGATATACAG GACGTTTTTTgacatattttttaatatttttgactattttatataaattatctaaaaaGGAAAAGAATTGttttcaattattaaatgtgtCACCCTTCTCATCATTTGATATTATCAGAAAATCATTCAAAACTGTCGCATTTAACCTGCACCCC GATCGCAACACATCTAAAACATCAACCACCGACTACTCAAACTTAGTtgaaaagtataaattCATTTCATCTCCAGATAATCGCTACAAATACACGCGATTCTATGATCTGGTTAGAAAGGATGATA gaacGTTTCATGAAATCTCTATACTGGACCTCATTTCCTTATCACTCTTGAAGAGTTTTGTTTCCATTACAACCACTTTTTTTATGTTGTTTACAAACGGAGAGAAGGTACTATGGCATCCATTGCTCGTTTATGCAATTTTTATGATGTTTTTTGATCTTTATCTCCGACTGTCAGATGAGCTGTTTTTCACAACTAAGCTCCCTTTCATTAGGTACTATGTTACatttgaaatattaatg aTTTTCAATGAAATTAAAGCATTTTTCATCCACTACTCCACTTTGTTTCCTGACGATTCCAGGATCTTAACTTCGATTGGAGCTACCATGCTCTCAAATAACCTAAAGGTTATTGACAAACTTGATTCaattttgaatatttttaatttcccGGCATTTTCTAAAGATTTTGAACTAGAATTTGACAAAGAGAAGGTATTTGGCGAAATTACAGAAAAGGTAGAAGAGACTAGG AACAAGATAATGAAGATTTATAATGAGAAATTCGATGTGTCTTGGTCAAGAGCATCGAAAAGGAAGTATGAAAAACTATCGAGAATTGGA GAGAGATTTACTATGGAACCAGGTTccattttatcatttcttTTTATATCGGcgataataattttgaatttattaaagtaG
- the ADRM1 gene encoding Proteasome complex subunit Rpn13 ubiquitin receptor family protein: protein MTSDRGVICQIRAGKCILNDKLVSPDLRKGSLRLFKGDDDLLSVQWLTRDDSNVEDTLYIFDDAYLEKVPQCSTGEVYVLKFTSNNHRSFYWIQETNVTTIKTFVDSFNRNTGYIK, encoded by the exons atgacaaGTGATAGAGGAGTCATTTGTCAAATAAGAGCTGGAAAGTGTATTCTTAACGATAAATTGGTATCACCAGACCTCAGAAAAGGCTCGTTAAGACtttttaaa GGAGACGATGATTTATTGTCAGTTCAATGGCTAACAAGAGATGATTCCAATGTTGAA GATACATTGTATATATTCGACGACGCATATCTTGAAAAGGTACCGCAATGCTCCACTGGAGAGGTTTATGtactaaaatttacaagTAACAACCACAGGTCGTTTTACTGGATTCAGGAGACGAACGTAACCACAATTAAG ACCTTTGTGGACTCATTTAACAGGAACACCGGGTACATTAAGTAA
- the Usp42 gene encoding Ubiquitin carboxyl-terminal hydrolase family protein, with product MSNARTYLPYVIELHNKSIKFNKYTPSNSDLLNHTNLNSNEEDSQNKFKTFPVLKNLKNNKILGIYHLPKVKWDDDSMTMGAGLNNPGINICYMNVIIQVLTHTPFLASSLLKSYHSKTCSHYEKDIFCIMCLFENYVKQSFESPNPLNNPFYSIAKKFIWARFKLGHQDDAFIFLKHFLDSLSKACYLNSHESEKPEDESEGQSKPKDFISNDQIMSTVIGCLFGGYFRNVIVCNNCSRKSEKVEEFFDLAVEVTKSNRLIDLLSEFVLPEKLTNDNKYFCSNCKGYQNANKSLSIYKAPRILNINLKRFNLYSNGYKKSLKAIEFPQLLSISLKSSEDSYTWLNYDLYAIVCHIGKSLHMGHYITFIKGKHGFWYRFDDSIIQCVSESTVLSHNNDVYLLFYSINNESVGDCDTALNLYSYSNILKESQFSTSERVPPPEPKQSEIDILSNFGGNTIFKRFLRHRKFKSYNLLNIKRLSKIESINNLKMKINSLAKMNKANSEQTQKSNQNKKESDPIDDLDDHLNPNLSHNLNEESNDNDTDLNNEVKCSLKHTSFIDAIGDENEVAEVELWSDAEDLETYKKLYEQIDPDLPKPTEEDLEYDRGKIHKSKNRNHPSSSSVELVNHHSGVSVEVEQKNIFDNTVVPPKKSKENLKKFNNTNYLHTPTM from the coding sequence atGTCAAATGCGAGGACATATTTGCCATATGTGATCGAACTACACAATAAAAGCATAAAGTTTAACAAGTACACTCCAAGTAATTCAGACTTATTAAATCATACGAACTTAAATTCAAATGAAGAAGATTcacaaaataaatttaaaacttttCCTGTCTTAAAGAACctaaaaaacaataaaattctCGGAATATACCACCTTCCCAAAGTAAAATGGGACGATGACTCAATGACAATGGGAGCTGGGCTGAATAACCCAGGAATCAACATCTGTTATATGAACGTAATTATCCAGGTGTTGACACATACTCCCTTTTTAGCCTCGTCTCTCCTAAAGTCATATCACTCTAAAACATGCTCACATTATGAGAAGGatatattttgtattatgtgcttatttgaaaattacGTGAAACAATCATTCGAATCACCGAATCCGCTGAATAATCCGTTTTACTCCATCgcaaaaaaatttatatggGCCAGATTTAAGCTAGGCCACCAAGACGACGCCTTCATATTCCTGAAACACTTTCTAGATTCTCTCTCAAAAGCATGTTATTTAAACTCGCACGAGTCTGAGAAACCTGAAGATGAGTCTGAAGGTCAGTCTAAACCAAAGGATTTTATTTCTAACGACCAAATAATGTCCACAGTCATAGGGTGTTTGTTTGGCGGGTATTTTAGAAATGTAATTGTATGTAATAACTGCTCACGAAAGTCAGAGAAGGTTGAAGAATTCTTCGATTTGGCTGTTGAGGTCACGAAAAGTAATAGGCTAATAGATTTATTGTCAGAGTTTGTTTTGCCAGAAAAGTTAACCAACGATAATAAGTACTTTTGTAGTAATTGCAAGGGTTACCAGAACGCAAACAAGTCACTTTCAATATATAAAGCACCaagaatattaaacattaatcTGAAACggtttaatttatattctaACGGCTACAAAAAATCATTGAAGGCCATTGAGTTTCCACAACTCTTGTCAATCTCACTCAAGTCATCAGAGGATTCATATACCTGGTTGAACTATGATTTATACGCAATTGTATGTCATATTGGAAAGTCACTTCACATGGGACACTACATAACCTTTATTAAGGGGAAACACGGATTCTGGTACCGTTTTGACGATTCAATAATTCAGTGTGTTTCAGAGTCAACAGTATTATCACATAACAACGACGTTTATCTATTATTCTACTCCATTAACAATGAATCAGTAGGAGATTGTGATACAGCACTAAATCTGTACTcctatagtaatattttaaaggaaTCTCAATTCTCAACATCAGAACGCGTTCCACCTCCTGAACCTAAACAGTCTGAAATTGATATACTGTCAAATTTTGGTGGaaacacaatttttaaacgaTTTCTTAGGCACAGAAAGTTTAAAAGctacaatttattaaacattaaacGTCTGTCAAAAATTGAAAGTatcaataatttgaaaatgaaaatcAATTCACTAGCCAAAATGAATAAAGCAAATAGTGAACAAACACAAAAATCCAATCaaaataaaaaagaatCGGACCCTATTGACGATTTAGATGATCATCTAAATCCCAATCTAAGTCATAACCTAAACGAAGAGTCAAATGATAATGATACAGATTTAAATAACGAAGTTAAATGTAGTTTAAAACACACATCGTTCATTGATGCTATTGGAGATGAAAATGAAGTGGCAGAAGTTGAGCTCTGGTCTGACGCCGAGGACTTAGAAACGTACAAGAAACTCTATGAACAAATCGACCCCGACTTGCCAAAGCCTACAGAAGAAGATTTAGAGTATGACAGAGGTAAAATCCACAAATCCAAGAACAGGAATCACCCAAGTTCCTCAAGTGTTGAGCTAGTTAACCACCATTCAGGTGTTAGTGTCGAAGTTGAGCAGAAGAATATATTCGATAACACGGTGGTTCCACCCAAGAAAAGTAAAGAAAATCTCAAAAAGTTcaataatacaaattatcTCCACACACCTACAATGTAA
- a CDS encoding SHS2 domain found in N terminus of Rpb7p/Rpc25p/MJ0397 family protein has product MFKVFIVEDVINLTVSEYFNNDDTLFRKLSNKYINKVIHGIGLVLAIDEKFLRCECKILQTEGSAHYKINFKVLVFHPSVNDIFNASVILINKNFIKRCFYWIL; this is encoded by the exons atgtttaaagtatttattGTCGAAGATGTCATTAATCTGACTGTTTCGGAGTACTTTAATAATGATGACACGTTGTTTCGTAAATTATCTAATAAATACATTAACAAA GTTATACATGGGATCGGATTGGTTTTAGCAATAGATGAGAAGTTTTTAAGGTGCgaatgtaaaattttacaaacaGAAGGTTCTGCACATTACAAGATCAATTTCAAAGTATTGGTGTTTCACCCATCTGTTAATGATATATTCAATGCTAGCGTAATTCtcattaataaaaatttcattaaacgttg TTTCTATTGGATTCTTTGA